From the genome of Candidatus Tectomicrobia bacterium, one region includes:
- a CDS encoding alcohol dehydrogenase catalytic domain-containing protein codes for MKAMLLKEFGKPLAWEEVPEPRITGPRQVLVQAKTNGLCATDLKIWDGLVKSAKKPLLLGHESAGVVLEAGGEVESVKPGDRVVMVAKQTCGRCRMCRAGREEMCLQSPGRMGFEIDGGFGELVAVSERNLVKVGSSVAMEAACLIGGTLGSPLHGIRMARVEVGETAVVFGLGGLGIHALQLLRHLGANVIGVDVKDEKLEAARGLGAAHTINALQADPVKAVMDLTGGVGADVALEIVGGAAVPPVIAQCMELLRPGGRLLILGYHYGQTVPIDPAKMVYKWIQIIASHNHSVRDVTDAASLVNDGRVKAVISGTAPMREANEALGSLRKGDPVGRLVLQW; via the coding sequence ATGAAGGCGATGCTGCTCAAGGAATTCGGAAAGCCCCTCGCGTGGGAGGAGGTGCCGGAGCCCAGGATCACCGGGCCGCGCCAGGTCCTCGTCCAGGCCAAGACGAACGGGCTGTGCGCCACCGACCTCAAGATCTGGGACGGGCTCGTGAAGTCGGCCAAGAAGCCCCTCCTGCTCGGGCACGAGAGCGCGGGGGTCGTCCTGGAGGCGGGCGGCGAGGTGGAGTCCGTCAAGCCGGGCGACCGGGTGGTCATGGTGGCCAAGCAGACCTGCGGCCGGTGCCGCATGTGCCGGGCGGGCCGGGAGGAGATGTGCCTGCAGTCGCCGGGGCGAATGGGCTTCGAGATCGACGGCGGCTTCGGCGAGCTGGTGGCCGTCTCCGAGCGGAACCTCGTCAAGGTGGGCTCCTCCGTCGCCATGGAGGCGGCCTGCCTCATCGGCGGCACCCTCGGCTCTCCCCTTCACGGCATCCGCATGGCGCGGGTCGAGGTCGGCGAGACGGCCGTCGTCTTCGGGCTGGGTGGCCTGGGCATCCACGCCCTCCAGCTCCTGCGCCACCTGGGCGCGAACGTCATCGGGGTGGACGTGAAGGACGAGAAGCTCGAGGCGGCCCGCGGCCTGGGCGCGGCCCACACCATCAACGCGCTGCAGGCCGACCCGGTGAAGGCGGTCATGGACCTCACCGGCGGGGTGGGGGCCGACGTGGCCCTCGAGATCGTGGGGGGCGCCGCCGTGCCTCCCGTCATCGCGCAGTGCATGGAGCTCCTGCGGCCCGGCGGAAGGCTCCTGATCCTGGGCTACCACTACGGCCAGACCGTCCCCATCGATCCAGCCAAGATGGTCTACAAGTGGATCCAGATCATCGCCTCCCACAACCATTCGGTGCGGGACGTGACGGACGCCGCCAGCCTCGTGAACGACGGCCGGGTGAAGGCCGTCATCTCGGGCACCGCCCCCATGCGGGAGGCCAACGAGGCCCTGGGCTCGCTCCGCAAGGGGGACCCGGTCGGGCGCCTCGTTCTGCAGTGGTAG